The following is a genomic window from Pieris rapae chromosome 24, ilPieRapa1.1, whole genome shotgun sequence.
ttgtcAGGTGAGAAGGGCATCGTGGTGGTGTTCTTCATACGTTGGTCGTAGGTGAACCTGAAAATAATGCTTTACTCTAATAACTGCGAGCTGGGTGCCCTAGTCCTgggtgcgactctcatccctaaaGGTTTTAGTTGAAGATATTGTGAGGAAAACGGCTTGtattagacctaaaaagacgactgcgtgtgtcaggcacaggaggttgATCCCCTTTTAGATGGACAAATGAACATTAAACAGGTACGGATATTTGAGGCCAAAATTTGTAGCACCACtggcttatttattttttataacctaCAAAGAAGTGAAGTCTTGCGAACCCATTTCATTTCCTTCAAgagaagagcgtaccaattctttaaaagaCTTCGCGAGCCCTCCGGCTATGTACATACTTCCCAtcagcctcctgctcgtttgcacCCTAAATCGAACTTAGAAACGGCAGCGTGCAATGCTCACCTATACAATCCATCACCGGCTGGTTCAATATACCTGTCTAACACATGATCTAGGgtttcttcatttattttatgggCTGTCATCAGTCGCCTTTttatctgaaaatatttacggATATCATTCAAAATTGCCTACCAATACAAGTATTTTTGGGTAATTTTTCAGTACAGGGAAGGCTGTCCAATCACGTGAGATTTAAAAGGCTTCATGAAACCGACGTTGATCTTCAACAAAGTACAGAGCGAACGATTGACTTGCAAGATGCTTATCCAGtttttaggttaggttaatattatttttatgccaGTCAAAAACAATCCGCAGCCTTTCTGTCTAGATATCTTTATCATGGTCCTCAATTTTCTAGAATAGGATTAGGTCGGAAATGAGCGCTCCTGGTTTGATGGAGGATCGAACCAGGCCTGGCCTGAAGGCCTCACAGTCTAAGCTACTGAAGATGTAGGTATATACTTACATCATCTAAGCTATATCTGGGTGCTGTATGCCGTCCACTGGTATGCTTTAAGTACTGATCGTGATCATAATTGCTGCGATAGTATTCCTGGTACCAGGCCTCGAAGGTCTCTGGGATCACCGTGTGGTACAGGGGTATGGGGTCTAGTTGGACGAAACGAGTAACACGGTTCGGATACGCCATGTTAAAGTACGTACctgaaaatttattgaagttttttACAGGCACTGTTTGTTGTGTGAGCTTCCTATTGAAGTTATTCGGGACCAATTTCATTCAGGGTGCTTCTAAAACCTTGCTTTGAAGAGACAGCACTGGGGATACCCTTTACATCGGTCGTGCAGGTATTTCTCAGGCTTTTGCCGCGCTTCACTGCTGAGTGCAACCAGCTGAAgcatttccgaactaattcgaattagggtccttcaaaagagcataccaattcttaaaagacgaGCAACGCAttgtgagccttctggcaatgtgagtgtccatggtcgGCATCACGtaacatcgggtgagcctcctacccaaTTACCATtgtacgatttttttaataaaccgtTATAAAAAGTGTACTTAAAAGGCAGATAACATGACTGTCGACCGAATCGAATGCCTATTATCGatgtctatattaaaaaactcaCCAATAACAGTCCCCAAAGAATGTCCGATAAACATAACCTTCTCCCATTTAAAGTGTTCCACCACCTTCACAATTGATGGCACTAAATCGAGCACCGTGTACCGGATGCCTGGAGGTAGGTGGTCCGACAGGCCGTTTCCAGGCAGATCGATAGCTACGTAGAAAAAGCAGTCAGGCATTTGTTTGATTAGCGGTCGGAAGCTGGAGCAAGGAACCATTCTTCCAGGGCACAGAAGCACGGCTGGATTTGACGAATTACCCCAAGTTATAGCTGAAATAGGGAAGATATTACTTCAGTGTAAAATAGGAGGATAAGTTGATGATGTTAGGAAAACATTTAGAAATACTTCGCCACTaaagaaagaactttattgcccataatataaattaaaagagaaAATGCAGTAGAcccaacacacacacatttattactggtattattattattattagtaatttattattggtaggataaaaactatttttttgcgtttcacgactgtcagactGCGCTATTCGTGAAACGCAAACTTTCTTATTTGGAATTGTTAACTTccgaatattttctttttttttatttatttatttataaaaacgctCCTGTCTtaacaggtgaccctaaattgAAACGATTGAACAATAAGTAAtaggcactaacaaataatataacttttgccAGCTAACTGGACCGGACAATGAAAAAGGTCCGTTAacctatgtatttttaaattagtatacCGAATAACATGTGCCCTTTGCAGAAGGTTAGTCCTAGCTGTGGGCACATGAATCGTTGTTTCAATTTCAAAGCCTTTATTTCAACTAATACAAGAGaatgttcataaaaatatgtaggtatataaaaaaagtttttaaagaaGGTTTTGTTGCACAGCTGTCCTCTTGTACCGCTTGCTTTTCCTCCTCCAGTTGTTTCCAGTGCTTCCTATCCCTGGCAAGTCTAGGATTAGGATTTCATTAAGGATAAAATTAATCCAACTTTTTTCgcaaataaagaaatgttttattgcattgcgaaagaagaaaaacagttttttttttatagaacagggggcaaacgggcaggaggctcacctgatgttaagtgatacacaTTAGGCAAGATCAATGCCTAATGTGTAACACTGCCTGTTTATTCACCGCAATATCAGTATTCTTGAATTCCTCAAATTCttgttttctttagttttgtcaacagatgACACCACATGCTGTATGCattcgtaaaatttatttatttatttattgttattcgatctcttatccgatattttaatatttattcggAGCGGAGAAGAATCTActaaaaagttataactaaCATCGGTGGCTGTCAGCTCTTCgatctcctgtgatgtcgactaaccttttttatatttccctaaaaagccttatagcgctaggaccccacggaccaatggtatcgacaccgaatggacagaatcataatatttggaacttatttaattgcatattaattatagactAGCAAGacgttttatttcaataaattattcagtaaattataacaaatctaCTCACCAGCTATTTGTCCCCATTGAGCTTTAATCGTGATGTTTTTTTCTGTATTCGCCAGAGTACTCATTGTTCTGTGATAAAATAGGTAGTTGTTAGAAAAACTTTGATTATcctaagttattttaatagcagTACAAATGTGACTTTCAAAATCCACGTCATCGAGGTCAATCCGTAAAAGCCCACTTCAGAGCTTCTGGAAGggatttcttcttcttttttttcattatccAGAACTTACGAACAACGGACTCACAAATACCACGAATTTTATCGTCATAACAAGTTGGTATCTCTTATCTCAGTTGGTCTACCAACTGGCTTCCttcttaaaatctttattttttttaggcaAGAAGACGCCTGCCACAATGTCGATATTTGACTTTTTCTTTTAACGTACGAGAGAGTGTAAAACAGCCATTATTTGCCGACCGCGTCTTACAAatgatataaaatcaaaatattttttacgccAGGCGATCAAGATGCTAGTAAGGAGTTGCAGTATTAAGCAACATACCTTTtaagtcttggcctcagatatttgcatctgtttcgtgatcatttgtaatttctaaaattaccaattattaaaaggccggcaatgcattcgcgagctctctgagagttgagagtgtccatggg
Proteins encoded in this region:
- the LOC111003777 gene encoding serine hydrolase-like protein 2 isoform X1 produces the protein MKVCVAILKCVNMRNWLCHLKSTMSTLANTEKNITIKAQWGQIAAITWGNSSNPAVLLCPGRMVPCSSFRPLIKQMPDCFFYVAIDLPGNGLSDHLPPGIRYTVLDLVPSIVKVVEHFKWEKVMFIGHSLGTVIGTYFNMAYPNRVTRFVQLDPIPLYHTVIPETFEAWYQEYYRSNYDHDQYLKHTSGRHTAPRYSLDDIKRRLMTAHKINEETLDHVLDRYIEPAGDGLYRFTYDQRMKNTTTMPFSPDNLKLFLTSSKIPTLAIFAKFVIDAGAYSKVPFAFDTKAWPHGNYGYKIVSGYHDVHMSNPELMADDIANFLLQSKAKL
- the LOC111003777 gene encoding serine hydrolase-like protein isoform X2; this translates as MSTLANTEKNITIKAQWGQIAAITWGNSSNPAVLLCPGRMVPCSSFRPLIKQMPDCFFYVAIDLPGNGLSDHLPPGIRYTVLDLVPSIVKVVEHFKWEKVMFIGHSLGTVIGTYFNMAYPNRVTRFVQLDPIPLYHTVIPETFEAWYQEYYRSNYDHDQYLKHTSGRHTAPRYSLDDIKRRLMTAHKINEETLDHVLDRYIEPAGDGLYRFTYDQRMKNTTTMPFSPDNLKLFLTSSKIPTLAIFAKFVIDAGAYSKVPFAFDTKAWPHGNYGYKIVSGYHDVHMSNPELMADDIANFLLQSKAKL